The proteins below are encoded in one region of Sideroxydans lithotrophicus ES-1:
- the glgB gene encoding 1,4-alpha-glucan branching protein GlgB: protein MPSETQNKRSILEARHHDPFSYLGLHQNKSGWVLRVFQPHATEVAVHDGDAWQALDRDSSSGFYIWQGKQSLPAPCRLRINFFNHVVEIHDAYSFGSSITDHDLYLFSEGRLEQAYRMLGAHHMEVQGVWGVRFAVWAPNAERVSVVGDFNGWDGRIYPMRALGSTGVWEIFVPDIGLGEFYKFEIRNRHSGEVFAKTDPYGLSFEMRPGTAARVSVLDGYQWRDSAWQGQRASRDWMHESLSVYEIHAGSWKRHWDGRFYNFRELADSLVPYVQEMGFSYIELMPISEHPLDESWGYQTTGYYGVTSRFGTPDDFRYFVDACHVVGIGVILDWVPAHFPKDSWALARFDGTALYEHEDPRLGEHQDWGTLIFNYGRNEVRNFLLANAHYWLSEFHIDGLRVDAVASMLYLDYSRKAGQWLPNKFGGRENIEAVDFFRELNVMTHERFPGTLTLAEESTSWPMVSRPTYLGGLGFSMKWNMGWMNDTLDYIEHDPVHRRYHHNSLTFGQLYSYTENFVLPFSHDEVVHGKKSLIDKMPGDSWQKFANLRLLFTYQMTYPGKKLNFMGNEFAQGHEWKVGSELDWYLLGRSEHSGVQSTLRDLNRLYSDVPALHELDFSHEGFEWIDCNSADQSVLSYRRIARDGSYVVVVLNFTPVPREGYRVGVRHKGCYREIFNSDSHYYGGSNMGNGLGMDTSDMSWNGEMQSLALTLPPLAGIVLQRVS, encoded by the coding sequence ATGCCTAGTGAAACTCAGAACAAGCGCTCCATTCTTGAGGCGCGCCATCATGACCCCTTTTCATATCTGGGGCTGCATCAGAACAAGTCAGGCTGGGTTCTGCGCGTGTTTCAACCTCATGCGACCGAGGTCGCGGTGCATGACGGCGACGCATGGCAAGCTCTCGATCGCGACAGTTCCAGTGGTTTCTATATTTGGCAGGGCAAGCAGTCCCTTCCCGCCCCGTGCCGCCTGAGGATCAATTTTTTCAATCATGTGGTCGAGATACATGATGCCTACAGTTTTGGCAGCAGCATCACCGATCACGATCTGTATCTTTTCTCGGAAGGTCGTCTGGAACAGGCATACCGCATGCTTGGTGCGCACCACATGGAGGTGCAGGGCGTGTGGGGTGTGCGTTTTGCTGTATGGGCGCCGAATGCCGAGCGCGTCAGCGTGGTGGGCGATTTCAACGGCTGGGACGGGCGTATCTATCCGATGCGCGCGCTGGGCAGCACCGGCGTGTGGGAGATATTCGTGCCCGACATCGGTTTGGGGGAATTCTATAAGTTCGAGATACGCAATCGCCACTCCGGCGAGGTGTTCGCCAAGACCGACCCCTATGGCTTGAGCTTCGAGATGCGTCCCGGCACTGCAGCCAGGGTGTCGGTGCTGGACGGTTATCAGTGGCGCGATTCGGCATGGCAGGGGCAGCGTGCCAGCCGCGACTGGATGCACGAATCGCTGAGCGTTTATGAGATCCATGCCGGTTCATGGAAGCGGCATTGGGACGGGCGCTTCTACAATTTCCGCGAGTTGGCCGACAGCCTGGTGCCTTATGTGCAGGAGATGGGCTTCTCGTATATCGAACTGATGCCGATCAGCGAGCATCCGCTGGATGAATCCTGGGGCTATCAGACCACAGGCTATTACGGTGTGACCAGCCGTTTCGGCACGCCGGACGATTTCAGGTATTTCGTCGATGCCTGCCACGTTGTCGGTATCGGCGTGATCCTCGACTGGGTGCCGGCGCATTTTCCCAAGGACAGCTGGGCGCTGGCGCGTTTCGACGGTACGGCATTGTATGAACATGAGGATCCGAGACTGGGCGAGCATCAGGACTGGGGCACGCTGATCTTCAATTACGGGCGCAACGAAGTGCGCAATTTCCTGCTGGCCAACGCCCACTACTGGCTGAGCGAGTTCCACATCGACGGTTTGCGCGTGGATGCGGTGGCTTCCATGCTGTATCTGGATTATTCGCGCAAGGCCGGGCAATGGCTGCCGAACAAGTTCGGCGGTCGCGAGAACATCGAGGCGGTGGATTTCTTCCGTGAGTTGAACGTGATGACGCATGAGCGTTTTCCCGGCACGTTGACCCTGGCCGAGGAGTCCACTTCCTGGCCCATGGTGTCGCGCCCGACCTATCTGGGCGGGCTGGGTTTCAGCATGAAGTGGAACATGGGCTGGATGAACGATACCCTCGACTACATCGAGCACGATCCGGTACACCGCAGATACCACCATAACAGCCTGACCTTCGGCCAGCTCTACAGCTATACCGAGAACTTCGTGCTGCCGTTCTCGCATGACGAAGTGGTACACGGTAAAAAATCCCTGATCGACAAGATGCCTGGAGATTCCTGGCAGAAATTCGCCAATCTGCGTTTGCTGTTCACTTATCAGATGACCTACCCGGGCAAGAAACTCAATTTCATGGGTAATGAATTCGCACAGGGCCATGAGTGGAAAGTAGGTTCAGAGCTGGACTGGTATCTGCTTGGCCGCAGCGAGCATTCTGGCGTCCAGTCCACATTGCGCGACCTGAACCGGCTGTATTCCGATGTGCCCGCACTGCATGAGCTGGATTTTTCCCACGAGGGCTTTGAGTGGATAGATTGCAACAGTGCCGACCAGTCGGTGCTGAGCTATCGCCGCATTGCTCGCGATGGTTCATATGTGGTGGTGGTCCTCAATTTCACACCGGTGCCGCGCGAGGGGTATCGCGTAGGTGTGCGGCACAAGGGTTGTTACCGCGAGATATTCAACAGCGACTCGCACTACTATGGCGGTTCCAACATGGGCAACGGTCTGGGCATGGATACCTCGGACATGAGCTGGAACGGCGAAATGCAATCGCTGGCACTGACGCTGCCGCCGTTGGCGGGCATCGTATTGCAGCGGGTGTCCTGA
- the pgi gene encoding glucose-6-phosphate isomerase: MSALIQSKAWQDLLVHFEENRQLSMRSLFANDPGRFERFSLSLDDLLLDYSKNLVTQETMTRLFALARQTQVEDWREQMFSGAKINFTERRAVLHTALRAAIDPAHAPVLVDGQDVLPGVRRVMEKMRSFSENVRNGAWRGYTGKAITDVVNIGIGGSFLGPLMVCRALHPYHGKVKVHFVSNIDSTDLLENLEALDPETTLFIVASKTFTTQETLMNARAARDWFLRRAVDEKHIARHFVALSTNAREVTAFGIDVANMFEFSDWVGGRYSLWSAIGLPIALAVGMDNFEELLRGGYQMDTHFRTAPLERNMPVILALLGLWYNNFHDVTKQALLPYDQALEHFVPYFQQADMESNGKRIDREGLPVDYPTGPILWGGVGTNGQHAYFQILHQGTQMIPSDFIAAAKTHYPLGEHHATLLSNFFAQTEALMRGKTEAEARAELQAAGMEPKDIEALLPHKVFEGNKPTNSILFEKLTPGTLGRLIALYEHKIFVQGIIWNINSYDQWGVELGKQLASHIQSELRSGDEIAAHDSSTNGLIHHYNLLK; this comes from the coding sequence ATGTCTGCATTGATACAATCAAAAGCCTGGCAGGACTTGCTCGTCCATTTTGAAGAAAACAGGCAGCTTTCGATGCGCAGCCTGTTTGCCAACGATCCCGGTCGCTTCGAGCGTTTTTCGCTGAGTCTGGATGACCTGCTGCTCGACTATTCCAAGAACCTGGTCACCCAGGAAACCATGACGCGGCTCTTTGCGCTGGCCCGTCAGACGCAAGTGGAGGACTGGCGCGAGCAGATGTTTTCCGGAGCGAAGATCAATTTCACCGAACGCCGTGCAGTGTTGCACACCGCCTTGCGTGCGGCGATCGATCCCGCACATGCGCCGGTGCTGGTAGACGGGCAGGATGTGTTGCCGGGAGTGCGCCGTGTGATGGAAAAGATGCGCAGTTTCAGCGAGAACGTGCGCAACGGGGCATGGCGCGGCTATACCGGCAAAGCCATCACGGATGTCGTGAACATCGGTATCGGTGGCTCGTTCCTCGGGCCGTTGATGGTATGCCGTGCCCTGCATCCATATCACGGCAAGGTGAAGGTGCATTTTGTCTCCAATATCGACAGCACCGACTTGCTGGAGAATCTGGAGGCGCTTGATCCCGAAACGACATTGTTCATCGTCGCTTCCAAGACCTTCACCACGCAGGAGACGCTGATGAATGCGCGCGCAGCACGCGACTGGTTTCTGCGCCGTGCGGTCGATGAGAAGCACATCGCCAGACATTTCGTTGCATTATCGACCAATGCCAGGGAAGTGACGGCATTCGGCATCGACGTGGCGAATATGTTCGAGTTCTCCGACTGGGTCGGCGGGCGTTATTCGCTGTGGTCTGCGATCGGCTTGCCTATCGCCTTGGCGGTGGGAATGGACAACTTCGAGGAGTTGTTGCGCGGTGGTTACCAGATGGATACCCATTTCCGCACTGCGCCGCTGGAGCGGAACATGCCGGTGATCCTGGCGCTGCTGGGGCTGTGGTACAACAATTTTCACGATGTCACCAAGCAGGCGCTGCTGCCCTACGATCAGGCACTGGAGCATTTCGTGCCTTATTTCCAGCAGGCCGACATGGAGAGCAACGGCAAGCGCATCGACCGCGAAGGTTTGCCTGTGGATTATCCGACCGGTCCCATCCTGTGGGGTGGAGTAGGGACCAACGGCCAGCATGCCTATTTCCAGATATTGCATCAGGGGACGCAAATGATCCCGAGCGATTTCATCGCCGCGGCAAAGACCCACTATCCGCTGGGTGAACATCATGCGACCTTGCTGTCGAACTTCTTCGCCCAGACCGAGGCGCTGATGCGCGGCAAGACGGAGGCGGAGGCGCGCGCCGAACTGCAGGCTGCCGGCATGGAGCCCAAAGACATCGAAGCGCTGCTGCCGCACAAGGTGTTCGAGGGCAACAAACCGACCAATTCCATCCTGTTCGAGAAGCTGACGCCGGGAACGCTGGGCAGGCTGATCGCGCTCTACGAACACAAGATATTCGTGCAGGGCATCATCTGGAACATCAATTCCTATGACCAGTGGGGCGTGGAGCTTGGCAAGCAGCTTGCCAGCCATATCCAGTCCGAATTGCGCAGCGGGGACGAGATCGCGGCACACGATTCTTCCACCAACGGACTGATCCATCACTACAACTTGCTCAAATGA